Proteins co-encoded in one Carassius carassius chromosome 35, fCarCar2.1, whole genome shotgun sequence genomic window:
- the fam168b gene encoding myelin-associated neurite-outgrowth inhibitor isoform X1: MNPVYSPASSGVPYANPKGIGYPAGFPMGYAAAAPAYSPGMYPGANPAFPTGYAPGTPFKMSCSPTTGAVPPYSSSPNPYPAAVYPVRSPYPQQNPYAQQQGTYYTQPLYAAPPHVIHHTTVVQPNGMPAAMYAPPIPPPRPNGVTMGMVGGTTMAMSAGTLLTTHSPTPVAPHPSMPTYRPPGTPTYSYVPPQW; encoded by the exons ATGAACCCTGTTTATAGCCCTGCATCTTCAGGGGTTCCTTATGCCAACCCTAAAGGAATAGGATACCCAG CGGGATTTCCTATGGGTTATGCAGCGGCAGCTCCAGCATACTCCCCCGGCATGTACCCTGGTGCTAATCCAGCCTTTCCCACTG GTTATGCTCCTGGGACCCCTTTCAAAATGTCCTGCTCCCCAACAACAGGTGCTGTACCTCCCTATTCCTCATCACCCAACCCCTACCCGGCTGCAGTCTACCCCGTGAGAAGTCCCTACCCCCAGCAGAACCCCTATGCACAG CAGCAAGGCACTTACTACACACAGCCCCTTTACGCAGCGCCGCCGCATGTCATTCATCATACAACGGTGGTCCAGCCCAATGGTATGCCAGCAGCCATGTATGCCCCTCCCATTCCCCCGCCCCGCCCTAACGGTGTCACCATGGGCATGGTAGGAGGCACCACCATGGCGATGTCAGCTG ggACATTATTAACTACTCACTCTCCGACCCCAGTCGCGCCCCACCCTTCAATGCCCACGTACCGCCCGCCTGGCACTCCCACCTACAGTTACGTGCCCCCGCAATGGTGA
- the fam168b gene encoding myelin-associated neurite-outgrowth inhibitor isoform X2, translating into MNPVYSPASSGVPYANPKGIGYPAGFPMGYAAAAPAYSPGMYPGANPAFPTGYAPGTPFKMSCSPTTGAVPPYSSSPNPYPAAVYPVRSPYPQQNPYAQQGTYYTQPLYAAPPHVIHHTTVVQPNGMPAAMYAPPIPPPRPNGVTMGMVGGTTMAMSAGTLLTTHSPTPVAPHPSMPTYRPPGTPTYSYVPPQW; encoded by the exons ATGAACCCTGTTTATAGCCCTGCATCTTCAGGGGTTCCTTATGCCAACCCTAAAGGAATAGGATACCCAG CGGGATTTCCTATGGGTTATGCAGCGGCAGCTCCAGCATACTCCCCCGGCATGTACCCTGGTGCTAATCCAGCCTTTCCCACTG GTTATGCTCCTGGGACCCCTTTCAAAATGTCCTGCTCCCCAACAACAGGTGCTGTACCTCCCTATTCCTCATCACCCAACCCCTACCCGGCTGCAGTCTACCCCGTGAGAAGTCCCTACCCCCAGCAGAACCCCTATGCACAG CAAGGCACTTACTACACACAGCCCCTTTACGCAGCGCCGCCGCATGTCATTCATCATACAACGGTGGTCCAGCCCAATGGTATGCCAGCAGCCATGTATGCCCCTCCCATTCCCCCGCCCCGCCCTAACGGTGTCACCATGGGCATGGTAGGAGGCACCACCATGGCGATGTCAGCTG ggACATTATTAACTACTCACTCTCCGACCCCAGTCGCGCCCCACCCTTCAATGCCCACGTACCGCCCGCCTGGCACTCCCACCTACAGTTACGTGCCCCCGCAATGGTGA
- the fam168b gene encoding myelin-associated neurite-outgrowth inhibitor isoform X3, protein MNPVYSPASSGVPYANPKGIGYPAGFPMGYAAAAPAYSPGMYPGANPAFPTGAVPPYSSSPNPYPAAVYPVRSPYPQQNPYAQQQGTYYTQPLYAAPPHVIHHTTVVQPNGMPAAMYAPPIPPPRPNGVTMGMVGGTTMAMSAGTLLTTHSPTPVAPHPSMPTYRPPGTPTYSYVPPQW, encoded by the exons ATGAACCCTGTTTATAGCCCTGCATCTTCAGGGGTTCCTTATGCCAACCCTAAAGGAATAGGATACCCAG CGGGATTTCCTATGGGTTATGCAGCGGCAGCTCCAGCATACTCCCCCGGCATGTACCCTGGTGCTAATCCAGCCTTTCCCACTG GTGCTGTACCTCCCTATTCCTCATCACCCAACCCCTACCCGGCTGCAGTCTACCCCGTGAGAAGTCCCTACCCCCAGCAGAACCCCTATGCACAG CAGCAAGGCACTTACTACACACAGCCCCTTTACGCAGCGCCGCCGCATGTCATTCATCATACAACGGTGGTCCAGCCCAATGGTATGCCAGCAGCCATGTATGCCCCTCCCATTCCCCCGCCCCGCCCTAACGGTGTCACCATGGGCATGGTAGGAGGCACCACCATGGCGATGTCAGCTG ggACATTATTAACTACTCACTCTCCGACCCCAGTCGCGCCCCACCCTTCAATGCCCACGTACCGCCCGCCTGGCACTCCCACCTACAGTTACGTGCCCCCGCAATGGTGA
- the fam168b gene encoding myelin-associated neurite-outgrowth inhibitor isoform X4: MNPVYSPASSGVPYANPKGIGYPAGFPMGYAAAAPAYSPGMYPGANPAFPTGAVPPYSSSPNPYPAAVYPVRSPYPQQNPYAQQGTYYTQPLYAAPPHVIHHTTVVQPNGMPAAMYAPPIPPPRPNGVTMGMVGGTTMAMSAGTLLTTHSPTPVAPHPSMPTYRPPGTPTYSYVPPQW, encoded by the exons ATGAACCCTGTTTATAGCCCTGCATCTTCAGGGGTTCCTTATGCCAACCCTAAAGGAATAGGATACCCAG CGGGATTTCCTATGGGTTATGCAGCGGCAGCTCCAGCATACTCCCCCGGCATGTACCCTGGTGCTAATCCAGCCTTTCCCACTG GTGCTGTACCTCCCTATTCCTCATCACCCAACCCCTACCCGGCTGCAGTCTACCCCGTGAGAAGTCCCTACCCCCAGCAGAACCCCTATGCACAG CAAGGCACTTACTACACACAGCCCCTTTACGCAGCGCCGCCGCATGTCATTCATCATACAACGGTGGTCCAGCCCAATGGTATGCCAGCAGCCATGTATGCCCCTCCCATTCCCCCGCCCCGCCCTAACGGTGTCACCATGGGCATGGTAGGAGGCACCACCATGGCGATGTCAGCTG ggACATTATTAACTACTCACTCTCCGACCCCAGTCGCGCCCCACCCTTCAATGCCCACGTACCGCCCGCCTGGCACTCCCACCTACAGTTACGTGCCCCCGCAATGGTGA
- the cremb gene encoding cAMP responsive element modulator b isoform X2 has protein sequence MDAGDASQPMTQSVEYEQSPLVNCKEENTKVVLPDSSTSTHLGDSPNDEDAKQKLDVETSARNIFNNNNAGPFISVNQSGGVQFIPCQQRYDTFTSWPGSPIMQYAVHSSNGTYIVSEDKGQATTGGMSGYQVSSPASGLSQAMDGSPGSLPSPQQLTEEASRKRELRLMKNREAARECRRKKKEYVKCLENRVAVLEKQNKTLIEELKALKDLYCNKTE, from the exons ATGGATGCAGGTGATGCAAGTCAACCAATGACTCAGTCTGTAGAATATGAACAG TCACCATTAGTAAATTGCAAAGAGGAGAACACAAAAGTGGTTCTACCTGACTCTTCAACCAGTACACATCTTGGTGACTCTCCAAACGATGAAGATGCAAAACAGAAGTTGGATGTTGAGACATCCGCCAGAAATATTTTCAACAATAACAATGCAGGCCCTTTCA tCTCTGTCAACCAGAGTGGCGGTGTCCAGTTTATCCCCTGCCAGCAGAGATATGATACCTTCACCTCCTGGCCTGGGTCTCCCATAATGCAGTATGCTGTCCACTCCAGCAATGGCACTTACATTGTGTCTGAAGATAAGGGCCAAG CCACCACTGGAGGTATGTCTGGGTATCAGGTTTCCTCTCCTGCATCTGGCCTTTCCCAGGCAATGGATGGCTCACCCGGCTCTCTGCCAAGCCCTCAGCAGCTGACTGAGGAAGCATCACGTAAGAGGGAACTCCGACTGATGAAAAACAG GGAAGCCGCCCGGGAATGTCGGCGGAAGAAGAAAGAATATGTCAAATGTCTCGAGAACCGAGTCGCCGtgcttgaaaaacaaaacaagacattgATTGAAGAACTAAAGGCTCTTAAAGACCtatactgtaacaaaactgaatAA
- the cremb gene encoding cAMP responsive element modulator b isoform X1, protein MDAGDASQPMTQSVEYEQSPLVNCKEENTKVVLPDSSTSTHLGDSPNDEDAKQKLDVETSARNIFNNNNAGPFISVNQSGGVQFIPCQQRYDTFTSWPGSPIMQYAVHSSNGTYIVSEDKGQATTGGMSGYQVSSPASGLSQAMDGSPGSLPSPQQLTEEASRKRELRLMKNRTAAKEYRRRKKDYVRSLEMRIAIIENQKQKMTEELDSLRQMCTGKSNSI, encoded by the exons ATGGATGCAGGTGATGCAAGTCAACCAATGACTCAGTCTGTAGAATATGAACAG TCACCATTAGTAAATTGCAAAGAGGAGAACACAAAAGTGGTTCTACCTGACTCTTCAACCAGTACACATCTTGGTGACTCTCCAAACGATGAAGATGCAAAACAGAAGTTGGATGTTGAGACATCCGCCAGAAATATTTTCAACAATAACAATGCAGGCCCTTTCA tCTCTGTCAACCAGAGTGGCGGTGTCCAGTTTATCCCCTGCCAGCAGAGATATGATACCTTCACCTCCTGGCCTGGGTCTCCCATAATGCAGTATGCTGTCCACTCCAGCAATGGCACTTACATTGTGTCTGAAGATAAGGGCCAAG CCACCACTGGAGGTATGTCTGGGTATCAGGTTTCCTCTCCTGCATCTGGCCTTTCCCAGGCAATGGATGGCTCACCCGGCTCTCTGCCAAGCCCTCAGCAGCTGACTGAGGAAGCATCACGTAAGAGGGAACTCCGACTGATGAAAAACAG GACGGCGGCCAAAGAGTACAGACGCAGGAAGAAGGACTATGTGCGGAGCTTAGAGATGCGCATCGCCATCATTGAAAACCAGAAGCAGAAAATGACAGAAGAGCTGGACAGTCTAAGGCAAATGTGCACTGGAAAGTCCAATTCAATTTAG
- the cremb gene encoding cAMP responsive element modulator b isoform X4 — MLTAERERKAFSSLYMAVTGDETESATTGGMSGYQVSSPASGLSQAMDGSPGSLPSPQQLTEEASRKRELRLMKNREAARECRRKKKEYVKCLENRVAVLEKQNKTLIEELKALKDLYCNKTE; from the exons ATGCTgacagcagagagagaaagaaaggctTTCAGCTCACTATACATGGCTGTGACTGGAGATGAGACAGAATCAG CCACCACTGGAGGTATGTCTGGGTATCAGGTTTCCTCTCCTGCATCTGGCCTTTCCCAGGCAATGGATGGCTCACCCGGCTCTCTGCCAAGCCCTCAGCAGCTGACTGAGGAAGCATCACGTAAGAGGGAACTCCGACTGATGAAAAACAG GGAAGCCGCCCGGGAATGTCGGCGGAAGAAGAAAGAATATGTCAAATGTCTCGAGAACCGAGTCGCCGtgcttgaaaaacaaaacaagacattgATTGAAGAACTAAAGGCTCTTAAAGACCtatactgtaacaaaactgaatAA
- the cremb gene encoding cAMP responsive element modulator b isoform X3, with translation MLTAERERKAFSSLYMAVTGDETESATTGGMSGYQVSSPASGLSQAMDGSPGSLPSPQQLTEEASRKRELRLMKNRTAAKEYRRRKKDYVRSLEMRIAIIENQKQKMTEELDSLRQMCTGKSNSI, from the exons ATGCTgacagcagagagagaaagaaaggctTTCAGCTCACTATACATGGCTGTGACTGGAGATGAGACAGAATCAG CCACCACTGGAGGTATGTCTGGGTATCAGGTTTCCTCTCCTGCATCTGGCCTTTCCCAGGCAATGGATGGCTCACCCGGCTCTCTGCCAAGCCCTCAGCAGCTGACTGAGGAAGCATCACGTAAGAGGGAACTCCGACTGATGAAAAACAG GACGGCGGCCAAAGAGTACAGACGCAGGAAGAAGGACTATGTGCGGAGCTTAGAGATGCGCATCGCCATCATTGAAAACCAGAAGCAGAAAATGACAGAAGAGCTGGACAGTCTAAGGCAAATGTGCACTGGAAAGTCCAATTCAATTTAG